In a genomic window of Helianthus annuus cultivar XRQ/B chromosome 10, HanXRQr2.0-SUNRISE, whole genome shotgun sequence:
- the LOC110886001 gene encoding threonine--tRNA ligase, chloroplastic/mitochondrial 2 has product MFVLHKMASSSHPLFTSSLKFSTTHSPSLSSSFLFNPISKHLYRPNFQSFYLFKKPHYRFFSSPAAVATDPATAVAADNNVSDDVPKEVEKVVLPTNESSNTLLRIRHTCAHVMAMAVQKVFPDAKVTIGPWIEHGFYYDFDIEPLTDKDLKKIKKEMDRIIGRNLPLIREEVTRDEAEKRITAINEPYKLEILNSIKEEPITIYHIGNEWWDLCAGPHVETTGNINRRAVQLESVAGAYWRGDVNKPMLQRIYGTAWENEEQLKAYLHFKEEAKRRDHRRLGQDLDLFSIQDDAGGGLVFWHPKGALVRHIIEDLWKKIHSERGYDLLYTPHVAKAELWSISGHLDFYRENMYDQMKIEDELYQLRPMNCPYHILIYKRKSHSYRDFPIRVAELGTVYRYELSGSLHGLFRVRGFTQDDAHIFCLEDQIKDEIKGVLDLTEQMLLQFGFDKYEVNLSTKPEKAVGDDDIWVKATGALKDALDAKGWAYEVDEGGGAFYGPKIDLKIMDALGRKWQCSTIQVDFNLPQRFDITYIDSNSEKKRPIMIHRAVLGSLERFFGVLIEHYAGDFPLWLSPVQARILPVTDTQLEYCKDLTEKMKASGIRVELCTGERLPKLIRNAEKQKIPLMAVVGPKEVETESVTVRSRFGGELGTMGVDDFITKIKDAVDNRTSV; this is encoded by the exons ATGTTTGTCCTGCACAAAATGGCTTCATCCTCTCACCCTCTCTTCACTTCATCCCTCAAATTCTCAACAACCCATTCTCCATCTTTATCTTCATCTTTCCTATTCAATCCCATCTCTAAACACTTGTATCGACCAAATTTCCAATCTTTTTACCTTTTCAAGAAACCCCATTACCGCTTCTTCTCTTCTCCGGCTGCCGTCGCCACCGATCCCGCCACTGCCGTCGCCGCCGATAACAATGTTTCCGATGATGTACCTAAGGAGGTGGAGAAAGTAGTGCTTCCTACTAATGAATCGTCCAATACACTCCTCAGAATTCGGCATACT TGTGCTCATGTTATGGCGATGGCGGTTCAAAAAGTATTTCCTGATGCTAAAGTGACGATTGGTCCATGGATTGAACACGGGTTTTACTATGATTTTGATATTGAGCCCTTGACGGATAAGGACCTCAAGAAGATTAAGAAGGAGATG GATCGTATCATCGGTAGAAATTTACCATTAATCAGAGAAGAAGTGACGAGAGACGAAGCCGAAAAAAGAATAACCGCCATTAATGAACCGTACAAATTGGAGATCTTGAATAGTATTAAGGAAGAGCCTATCACCATATATCATATTG GTAATGAATGGTGGGATCTTTGTGCGGGCCCTCATGTTGAAACTACTGGAAATATTAATAGGCGAGCCGTACAACTTGAATCCGTTGCGGGTGCGTATTGGCGAGGAGATGTGAATAAACCTATGCTTCAAAGAATTTACGGCACCGCATGGGAGAATGAAGAACAGTTAAAAGCGTATTTACACTTCAAAGAAGAAGCTAAACGTCGTGATCATAGGCGTCTTGGCCAAGATCTTGACCTCTTTTCCATACAG GATGATGCGGGTGGAGGGTTAGTTTTCTGGCATCCAAAAGGAGCTCTCGTGAGGCACATAATTGAAGATTTATGGAAAAAGATTCACTCGGAACGCGGTTACGATCTTTTGTATACCCCCCATGTAGCAAAGGCGGAACTTTGGAGTATTAGTGGTCATTTGGATTTCTACAGAGAGAACATGTATGACCAGATGAAGATCGAGGACGAACTTTATCAGCTTCGTCCCATGAACTGCCCGTACCATATTTTAATTTACAAACGAAAATCTCACTCTTATCGTGATTTTCCAATTCGGGTCGCAGAGTTAGGAACGGTTTATAGATATGAATTATCTGGAAGCTTACACGGGCTTTTCCGTGTAAGAGGCTTCACTCAG GATGATGCACATATTTTTTGCTTAGAGGATCAAATTAAAGATGAAATTAAAGGTGTCTTGGATCTTACTGAGCAAATGTTGCTCCAATTTGGATTCGACAAATATGAAGTCAACCTTTCGACTAAACCCGAGAAGGCGGTAGGTGATGACGATATATGGGTCAAAGCAACGGGTGCGTTAAAGGATGCCTTAGATGCTAAAGGATGGGCTTATGAAGTTGATGAAGGTGGTGGTGCGTTTTACGGCCCGAAAATTGATCTCAAGATTATGGACGCCCTTGGTAGGAAGTGGCAATGCTCTACCATACAG GTTGACTTTAACTTACCACAACGTTTCGACATCACGTATATTGATTCAAACTCGGAAAAGAAGAGGCCCATCATGATTCACCGAGCAGTTCTCGGATCTCTAGAGCGGTTTTTTGGTGTACTTATAGAGCATTATGCTGGTGATTTCCCGTTGTGGCTTTCTCCAGTTCAAGCTCGAATTCTACCAGTTACCGACACGCAG CTTGAATACTGCAAAGATTTAACTGAGAAGATGAAAGCGAGTGGAATACGTGTTGAGTTGTGCACGGGTGAGCGACTGCCGAAGCTCATTAGAAATGCAGAGAAGCAGAAGATACCGTTAATGGCTGTTGTGGGACCCAAGGAGGTTGAGACGGAGAGTGTTACAGTTAGATCTAGGTTCGGTGGGGAGCTAGGAACGATGGGCGTTGATGATTTCATCACGAAGATCAAGGACGCTGTCGACAATCGAACATCTGTTTGA